One Calditrichia bacterium DNA window includes the following coding sequences:
- the gap gene encoding type I glyceraldehyde-3-phosphate dehydrogenase, whose amino-acid sequence MSIKVAINGFGRIGRLVFRSLYKESGVDIVAINDLTDANTMAHLLKYDSVHGRFGSNVRVEGNKMYAGREGVNMYAERNPADLPWKELGVDVVVESTGVFTSREKMSLHLQAGARKVLLTAPAKDQMDNTVVMGVNDETLKPEHVLISNASCTTNCLAPVAKVLNDNFGIRRGWMTTIHGYTNDQQILDLPHKDLRRARAAALNIIPTTTGAAKAVGLVIPSLKGKLDGFAMRVPVPDGSLVDLVAELDKNVTADEINAMMKAAAEGPMKGILEYSEDPLVSSDIIDNPHSSIFDALSTRVMDGNLIKVVSWYDNEWGYSSRTADLVKKLAAM is encoded by the coding sequence ATGTCTATTAAGGTTGCTATAAACGGATTCGGGCGAATTGGCCGTCTCGTTTTCCGTTCACTGTACAAAGAATCCGGTGTTGATATTGTTGCCATCAACGACTTAACCGATGCCAATACAATGGCGCATTTACTCAAATATGACTCTGTTCACGGCCGTTTTGGCTCGAACGTTCGTGTTGAAGGTAATAAAATGTATGCCGGTCGCGAAGGCGTAAACATGTATGCAGAACGCAATCCTGCCGATCTGCCATGGAAAGAATTAGGCGTGGATGTTGTTGTTGAATCCACCGGCGTTTTCACCAGTCGCGAAAAAATGAGCCTGCACCTGCAGGCCGGTGCTCGCAAAGTGCTGCTCACCGCACCCGCGAAAGATCAAATGGATAACACCGTTGTAATGGGCGTAAACGACGAAACGCTGAAACCCGAGCACGTGCTGATTTCCAACGCATCCTGCACCACAAACTGCCTTGCACCGGTTGCAAAAGTGCTGAACGATAATTTTGGCATTCGCCGCGGTTGGATGACCACCATTCACGGCTACACCAATGACCAGCAAATTCTGGACTTGCCGCACAAAGATTTGCGTCGTGCCCGTGCTGCCGCGTTGAACATCATCCCCACAACTACCGGCGCAGCAAAAGCAGTCGGATTGGTCATTCCTTCATTAAAAGGCAAACTGGACGGCTTCGCGATGCGCGTTCCGGTGCCGGACGGATCGCTGGTTGACCTGGTTGCCGAACTGGACAAAAACGTAACCGCAGATGAAATTAACGCGATGATGAAAGCTGCAGCAGAAGGCCCGATGAAAGGCATTCTGGAATACTCCGAAGATCCCCTGGTTTCTTCAGATATTATTGATAATCCGCACTCCAGCATCTTTGATGCACTCTCCACCCGCGTGATGGATGGTAACCTCA
- a CDS encoding rhomboid family intramembrane serine protease, with protein MIPIRDSIKSNTVPKVNYALIAINSLVFFYELSLGEHLNEFFFTFGLIPNQFIESLHEFDLISTTTPVFTSMFMHGGWMHFLGNMWFLYIFGDNVEDSMGHARYIVFYLITGIGAALAQVFLNTESLTPMIGASGAIAGVMGAYMIQYPKGKILTILPIFFFFQFIKVPAVVFLLIWIGLQTFQGIAAVGADVSGGVAWWAHIGGFAAGAVLIFLFRKPRIANFYDDDYI; from the coding sequence ATGATCCCAATTCGCGATTCGATTAAATCCAACACGGTCCCCAAAGTAAATTACGCGCTTATCGCAATCAACTCGCTGGTTTTTTTTTACGAGCTGTCGCTCGGTGAACATCTGAATGAATTTTTCTTCACCTTTGGGCTAATTCCAAATCAATTTATCGAATCGCTGCACGAATTTGACCTGATTTCAACCACAACTCCTGTATTCACGTCAATGTTTATGCATGGCGGCTGGATGCATTTTTTGGGTAACATGTGGTTTTTATACATCTTTGGCGATAACGTGGAAGACAGCATGGGACACGCCCGTTACATCGTTTTTTATTTGATTACGGGAATCGGCGCAGCGCTGGCACAGGTCTTTTTGAATACCGAATCGCTGACGCCCATGATCGGCGCAAGCGGTGCAATTGCAGGCGTTATGGGCGCATACATGATCCAGTATCCCAAAGGCAAAATACTGACGATACTTCCGATTTTCTTTTTCTTCCAGTTTATCAAAGTTCCGGCGGTGGTTTTTCTGCTGATCTGGATTGGGCTGCAAACATTTCAGGGCATTGCTGCAGTGGGTGCCGATGTTAGCGGCGGCGTTGCCTGGTGGGCACATATCGGTGGATTTGCTGCGGGCGCAGTGCTCATTTTTCTGTTCCGCAAACCGCGAATAGCCAACTTTTATGATGATGATTATATTTGA